A stretch of Coregonus clupeaformis isolate EN_2021a chromosome 37, ASM2061545v1, whole genome shotgun sequence DNA encodes these proteins:
- the LOC121553513 gene encoding bifunctional heparan sulfate N-deacetylase/N-sulfotransferase 2: MVASLWKLVRGVRQLELHRLILALIVFCLLSMAFLAYYVSNSPKIKEAPPLPFGDCRGVPAAVGGGGGQQAPLFLPHSGRLRQVKAMDNSRTDPVVLVFVESIYSQLGQEIVAILESSRFSYRTEIAPGKGDMPTLTERNRGRYALVIYENLLKYVNLDAWNRDLLDKYCVEYSVGIIGFFKANENSLLSAQLKGFPLFLHSHLGLRDYRINHNAPLLYITRPNEVEQGPLPGDDWTVFQSNHSTYEPVLLASTKSSDALAHLGPLSAMHATVVQDLGLHDGIQRVLFGNNLSYWLHKLVFVDAIAYLTGKRLCLSLERHLLVDVDDIFVGKEGTRMKVTDVEALLNTQNKLRTLVPDFTFNLGFSGKFYHTGTDEEDRGDDMLLRHRKEFWWFPHMWSHMQPHLFHNVSVLAEQMRLNMLFAQEHGIPTDMGYAVAPHHSGVYPVHSQLYEAWKSVWGIKVTSTEEYPHLRPARYRRGFIHSGIQVLPRQTCGLFTHTIFYNEYPGGSKELDKSIRGGELFLTVLLNPISIFMTHLSNYGNDRLGLYTFESLVKFVQCWTNLRLQTLPPTQLADKYFQTFPEERDPLWQNPCQDKRHKDIWSKEKTCDRLPRFLVIGPQKTGTTALHSFLSLHPAITSSFPSPVTFEEIQFFSGPNYDNGIDWYMDFYPFPSNVSTDFIFEKSANYFDTEVAPKRAAALLSRAKILAVLINPADRAYSWYQHQRAHQDPMAINHTFQEVVTAGPASPRELLILQRRCLKPGAYATHLERWLHHYQPSQVHIVDGSQLRSNPALVMEGIQRFLGVTPIFNYTQALTYDESKGFWCQRVEGGRPKCLGKSKGRKYPDMTPESRAFLTAHYREHNMELLRLLNRLGQPLPVWLREELQSSSWS, translated from the exons ATGGTGGCCAGCCTGTGGAAGCTGGTGCGGGGCGTCAGGCAATTGGAGCTCCATCGCCTCATCTTGGCGCTCATCGTCTTCTGCCTCCTCTCCATGGCCTTCCTGGCCTACTACGTCAGCAACAGCCCCAAGATCAAGGAGGCCCCCCCGCTGCCCTTCGGTGACTGTCGGGGGGTGCCGGCGGCTGTAGGAGGTGGAGGTGGGCAGCAGGCGCCCCTCTTCCTGCCTCACTCGGGTCGGCTGCGCCAGGTGAAGGCCATGGACAACTCTCGTACGGACCCAGTGGTGCTGGTGTTTGTAGAGAGCATCTACTCTCAGCTGGGCCAGGAGATCGTAGCCATCCTTGAGTCCAGCCGCTTCAGCTACCGCACCGAGATCGCCCCGGGGAAGGGAGACATGCCCACGCTGACGGAGCGCAACCGCGGCCGCTACGCCCTGGTCATCTACGAGAATTTGCTGAAGTACGTCAACCTGGACGCCTGGAACCGCGACCTGCTGGACAAGTACTGTGTGGAGTACAGTGTAGGCATCATCGGCTTCTTCAAGGCCAATGAGAACTCACTGCTCAGCGCCCAGCTTAAGGGCTTCCCGCTCTTCCTGCACTCCCACCTGGGCCTGAGGGACTACCGCATCAACCACAATGCACCTCTGCTCTACATCACTAGACCAAACGAGGTGGAGCAGGGCCCCCTGCCCGGGGACGACTGGACCGTGTTCCAGTCCAACCACTCCACTTACGAGCCTGTCCTCCTGGCCAGCACCAAGTCCTCTGACGCCCTGGCCCACCTGGGGCCGCTCAGTGCTATGCACGCCACTGTGGTCCAGGACCTGGGGCTCCACGACGGCATCCAGAGGGTCCTGTTTGGAAACAACCTGTCCTACTGGCTGCACAAGCTGGTGTTTGTGGATGCCATCGCCTACCTGACGGGCAAGCGGCTCTGCCTCTCGCTGGAGCGCCACTTGCTGGTGGACGTGGATGATATCTTTGTGGGCAAGGAGGGCACCCGCATGAAGGTGACCGACGTAGAG GCCTTGCTCAATACTCAAAACAAGCTGCGAACGCTGGTCCCTGATTTCACATTCAACCTCGGCTTCTCTGGAAAGTTCTACCACACAG GCACAGATGAGGAGGACCGGGGAGATGACATGCTGCTAAGACACAGAAAGGAGTTCTGGTGGTTCCCCCACATGTGGAGTCACATGCAGCCCCACCTGTTCCACAACGTCAGTGTGCTGGCTGAACAGATGAGGCTCAACATGCTGTTTGCCCAG GAGCATGGAATCCCTACAGACATGGGCTATGCTGTGGCCCCCCACCACTCGGGGGTCTACCCTGTCCACAGCCAGCTGTATGAGGCCTGGAAGTCAGTGTGGGGCATCAAGGTGACCAGCACAGAGGAGTACCCCCACCTCAGACCTGCCCGCTACCGCAGGGGATTCATCCACAGTGGCATCCAG gTGTTACCCAGACAGACATGTGGCCTCTTCACTCACACTATCTTCTATAACGAGTACCCAGGTGGATCCAAAGAGCTGGACAAGAGCATCAGGGGAGGGGAGCTGttcctcactgtcctcctcaACCCT ATCAGCATCTTCATGACCCACCTGTCTAACTATGGGAATGACCGGCTGGGCCTGTACACCTTTGAGTCCCTGGTGAAGTTTGTTCAGTGTTGGACCAACCTGCGGCTGCAGACCCTGCCCCCAACGCAGCTGGCTGACAAATACTTCCAGACCTTCCCTGAGGAGAGAGACCCCCTCTGGCAG AACCCATGTCAAGACAAGAGGCATAAAGACATCTGGTCGAAGGAAAAGACCTGTGATAGACTACCCAGGTTCTTGGTCATAGGCCCACAGAAAACAG gcACCACAGCCCTGCACTCGTTCCTGAGCCTCCACCCTGCCATCACCAGTAGCTTCCCCAGTCCTGTCACCTTTGAGGAGATCCAGTTCTTTAGCGGACCCAACTACGACAACGGCATTGACTG gTACATGGACTTCTACCCCTTCCCATCGAATGTCAGCACAGACTTCATATTTGAGAAAAGTGCCAATTACTTTGACACGGAGGTGGCCCCTAAGAGAGCGGCGGCCCTGCTATCCAGGGCCAAGATCCTGGCTGTGCTCATCAACCCAGCGGACCGCGCCTACTCCTGGTACCAG CACCAGCGGGCTCATCAGGACCCAATGGCCATCAACCACACATTCCAGGAGGTGGTGACAGCGGGGCCTGCCTCCCCCCGAGAGCTGCTCATTCTGCAGAGACGCTGCCTTAAACCTGGGGCCTACGCCACACACCTGGAGCGCTGGCTACACCACTACCAGCCCAGCCAG GTGCACATAGTGGACGGGTCCCAGCTGCGATCCAACCCTGCCCTGGTTATGGAGGGCATCCAGAGGTTCCTGGGGGTCACACCCATCTTCAACTACACCCAGGCTCTGACGTACGATGAAAGTAAAGGGTTCTGGTGCCAGAGGGTGGAAGGTGGACGACCCAAGTGTCTGGGCAAGAGTAAAGGCAGGAAATACCCTGACATGACCCCTGAG TCGCGTGCCTTCCTGACGGCGCATTACCGGGAGCACAACATGGAGCTGCTGAGGCTGCTGAACCGGCTGGGCCAGCCCCTGCCCGTCTGGCTGAGAGAGGAGCTGCAGAGCTCCAGCTGGAGCTGA